One genomic region from Opisthocomus hoazin isolate bOpiHoa1 chromosome Z, bOpiHoa1.hap1, whole genome shotgun sequence encodes:
- the CD180 gene encoding CD180 antigen: MLICVSCEAPSTAETTTCTEITVNKSYSCEGLGLRKIPEKLPVTTEILDFSFNELHSLQNSTFSELKSLLYLDLTRCQINWVYDGAFHSNKQLKTIVLTGNLLMFLSDTAFIGPQSLKQLILTQTGITSMSFIPMTNLDSLDTLVLGSNHISSLHLPPNLPTQNLKYLDFQMNNIRAITAEDVRVLQKTSNVALIFKGNDITHIEPGAFQSHFDSLDFGGCANIPEVLAGIQNSTAQTLWLGTFYNVEKEAYISPDVLQGLCNTSVKDLYLQLRHFRNLNTDTFRCLTRLRKLDLTQTHISALPAGISGMNLLVELVLNSNSFKHLCNISSAAFPSLTHLHIKGNLHILQLGSGCLEKLDKLQHLDLSKSHIESFDCCNDALSGLSSLRYLNLSHNIRLHLQDVLIKDGANLELLDLAFTSLHINTSQGPFRNLHLLQVLNLSSSHINTSIQHLFQGLENLMTLDLSQNNFESGIMPKDKLFEQLTNLEVLILASCELTAIGSQAFHSLSKLQHVDLSHNKLTAISTDAFSNLKSIYLNFAHNTIHIVPPDKLASLAGHCIINLSYNPLDCTCSNIGLITWYKQNLDKIEDPEATRCSEPKLLAGALLATISLSCGISVAGILAVVLAILSCGATFIWGTRYFKQNYQQM, translated from the exons ATGCTCATCTGTGTTAGCTGCGAAGCACCCAGCACCGCAGAGACAACAACGTGCACGGAG ATTACAGTAAATAAAAGCTATAGCTGTGAAGGTTTAGGACTGAGGAAGATTCCTGAAAAACTACCTGTCACAACCGAAATCCTTGACTTCAGCTTCAACGAGCTCCATTCCCTCCAGAATTCAACATTCTCTGAGCTGAAGTCTCTTCTCTACTTGGACTTAACAAG GTGTCAGATCAACTGGGTGTACGACGGTGCCTTTCACAGCAACAAGCAGTTGAAGACAATTGTGCTGACTGGAAACCTGCTCATGTTTCTGTCTGACACAGCGTTCATTGGCCCGCAGTCCCTGAAGCAGCTTATCTTAACACAGACGGGAATAACCAGTATGTCCTTTATTCCAATGACAAATCTGGACAGCTTGGATACCCTCGTCTTGGGCAGCAACCACATATCTTCGCTGCACCTTCCTCCCAACCTTCCCACACAGAACCTCAAATACCTTGACTTTCAAATGAACAACATAAGAGCAATCACAGCAGAAGACGTCCGCGTTCTGCAGAAGACCAGCAACGTAGCTCTCATCTTTAAAGGCAACGACATCACACACATCGAACCTGGAGCTTTCCAGTCCCATTTTGACAGTTTGGACTTTGGGGGCTGCGCTAACATCCCTGAAGTCCTGGCGGGGATACAGAACTCCACAGCCCAGACTCTTTGGCTGGGAACATTTTACAACGTGGAAAAGGAGGCTTACATAAGCCCAGATGTTTTACAAGGCCTCTGCAATACCTCTGTCAAGGATCTCTATCTGCAGCTACGGCACTTCAGAAACCTAAACACTGACACGTTTCGGTGCTTGACTAGGCTCCGAAAGTTGGACCTAACTCAAACCCACATCAGCGCATTGCCCGCTGGCATCAGTGGCATGAACTTGCTAGTGGAGCTAGTTCTCAACTCGAACTCCTTCAAACACCTCTGCAacatcagctctgctgccttcccttccctcaccCACCTCCACATCAAGGGGAACTTGCACATCCTgcagctgggctctggctgtTTGGAGAAACTGGACAAGCTTCAACATCTCGATTTAAGTAAGAGTCATATTGAAAGCTTTGACTGCTGTAATGACGCGCTGAGCGGTTTGAGCAGTCTTCGGTATCTGAATCTGAGCCACAACATAAGGCTCCACCTCCAAGATGTGCTCATTAAGGATGGTGCTAACCTGGAGCTGCTGGACCTAGCTTTCACTTCTCTTCACATCAACACTTCACAGGGTCCTTTCCGAAATTTGCATCTCTTGCAAGTGCTGAATCTTTCCTCCTCCCACATCAATACCAGCATTCAGCATCTCTTTCAAGGCCTGGAAAACCTCATGACCTTGGACCTTAGCCAAAATAACTTTGAGTCAGGGATCATGCCAAAGGACAAACTGTTTGAACAGCTAACCAATTTAGAGGTGCTAATTTTAGCATCCTGTGAACTGACAGCAATAGGCAGCCAAGCATTTCACAGCCTCAGCAAGTTACAGCATGTTGATCTGAGCCACAACAAACTTACTGCAATCAGCACAGATGCGTTTTCAAACCTGAAAAGCATCTATCTTAATTTTGCCCACAACACGATCCATATTGTACCACCTGACAAGCTAGCGTCCCTAGCTGGCCACTGCATAATCAATTTAAGTTACAACCCTCTGGACTGCACCTGTTCCAATATTGGTTTAATCACCTGGTACAAGCAGAATCTGGATAAAATTGAAGACCCTGAAGCAACGAGATGCTCTGAACCCAAATTGctagctggggctctgctggccACAATCTCACTCTCCTGCGGGATCAGCGTGGCAggaatccttgcagttgtcctgGCTATTTTATCCTGTGGTGCCACCTTCATTTGGGGTACTCGCTATTTCAAGCAAAATTACCAGCAAATGTAA